ATTAAGAGAGGGAGGATGTTTGGGCGGAGGCTAGATGTACTTTTGTAAGCACATTACTTGTCTCAATTTTTCATATTAGTGAATTAATCTATGTGCTTGTGCGTCATGTTGTGCTGAGGTTAAGATTGATTTGATCCATCTAAAATCATGCTAGGGCATCTTATTAGAGCTTAATCTATTCTCGTCATTGTCTGATACAGTCTGCTTGTTCCTTTAATATCTCAAGATCCGAAAGTCCGATTGAcatgattccagttgggttagtTGCATAATTTTGTATAGATTTTTCTGTCAAATTTTTAGGTTGATCGGTCTTACGGATTTTCGTCCATATCCTTTTTATTAAGGAAACAGTATTCTGTCCAGATTTGAAAAACGTGATTTAATTAGGTTTTGAGAGGAAGGGGAAGTGTTaaactttattttttgaacttgcgcccattcaccccccctctggtcgccgttTCGGTCCTTCACATACACATATGATCCAGGATATAGTAGTCAACCCATCAATTGCGCAGATCTCCTTACCTCAGCATTGAGCTAAAACCTGTACAGATGAAATTGAAGCCTGCACAAAAATTGAAAGAAGAAACACAATGAATTCGGTTAGGTTGTTTTTCCTGTGCAAAAATAGAAATTTTGTTGCTCGATAAAAGATTGCAATTTCCAAAGAGTGGAATGCTTTCGATGGAACAGATTTTTACTTCGAGGCTACTTAACTTCAATGGATGTTATCATGATAATATAACAATATGCACTGGTACATTGGAGAAATACATGGTAAAATAAAAGTGCAAGCCTAATATATCCATCGCATCCTGACAATCCATTCTTGAGGTCTTATAGCTGCAACAAAGTGGTCCAGCGCCCCACTCTGTATTTAATATATATTAGGAACATTAAGACAACTGCTGTGTACTTGTGTTGCCTCTGTTCCACATATTCTACTAAGTAGTAGTCGACTCTGTAGGACGGATATGATGTGGGCAATGGGCATTGGGTATCTAAAGATAAATGGAAAATGGACCTAAGAAATCTTGTAAATTTATGATAACCAAACTTCCAGTTTAATCTATAGTTCTGTATCTGTGAGCAAGGTAACCAATCTTTCATGTGAGGACGAGATAAATAAAAAAGGTGCACATCCACTCCATGCATTCATCAAACCTTATAGCGGTGACTATCTTAAACACTTAGAATGGGCAATTTTTCATAGAGGGCCAAGGTTTGTAAACTATACTTGATGGTTACATTAAATTCATGAAACAAGAGTTAAGGCTGGATGTAAGAACAATAGCATAGTGAGCTATATATGATATAAGAAGAAGCTATATATCCTGCAGTTACCTTGTGAGATGATCTGTATTAATAACCACCACTAGTCAAATTATGGCATTAACTAGCATGACATGCATATACATTGTAATTTGACTAAAGCATCTAGTATATCAATGTGGAAACTACATGGCATCATTGTTAAGGTGCCCAAAATAAAGCTATACGAGACACTTGAACTATTGTGTTTAAGTTTTCATTGCACATCTATAATGTATGTTTCTATCTCTGCATTTCAAATGTGGTTTTGAGATATTAATTCTTCTAGCTTTCATACACATATAGATAAAGTGCTGAAAGAGGAGAAGCACGAAGAATGAAAAAGTAACTTCCACTCAGACGATTTGTTTTCTTGCTGGATACTAATTTTCCCAAGAGGCCCACCATAGATGATCAAGGACTTCAAGATGTTATGAACCCTTTGATCAACCTCGTGACATTTCACTTTGACTCTCTGAAGTTTTTCTGGTGGCAATGGTTGATCCAGTAAATTGTAGATTGCTTTTGATGGAACCATATTTCTAGTTTCCATATCCTGTAGCTAACAAAAAATGTCATAATAAGATAAATCATTTACAGATGATGACTTAGATAATATATAAGAACACGCATAGAGAATAAATACCTCAGAAAGTTGAAGAGTGAGCATCTCTAGAACTGGTGAGTGTTGGAGAATACAAATTAGGGCACGGTGGTCACCAGCCGCCACACACCACTCACTGAGTAATAAAGACTTCAACTTGCTCAATGTTGGGCACCATCTCAAATCCCTTTTGAGAATAAACTGTAAAGATTGTACAATATGTCAACACAGGTTCAACGTCTAAAGTATAAGTTGCAATCATATGAAGCAAGTATTTTCTGACATGAATTAATTCATATACAAGACATGAATTGAAAGGGAATAATGAGTCAGGTTTATGGCACACATCATGTGTTCAAGCAAATCATAAATTGCCCGTATTAAATTAAGTCATAGTGAGAATAACATTGCTCACTAGTTAGCAGTCAAATTTACATTTGCAATCCACATTAACTCAATGATCTCTGTAAATGCCATTTTGCAATATCATGAACTTCAAAGTATTTACATAAACAATCCAAAACTCATAGATGAAACTTGAAATTTAAAGCCCCAACTTCTTAGCGCACATGAAACTCATTTAGATGTAAGCATGAAAATATCTAGTGATGGATATGTCACATATATACTGCTTGAGAAACAGTAGATGAATAGCAGGACTACAGACAGAAGTAAGTACCACACTTCAGGTTCAGCTATCAGCTCCAAAGTCCTAGCAGCTGACAAACCTTTGAGAAGCACACAGCCTGCAAAGCCATCATCAGTGGAATAACAGTGCCAGCAGGAAGCATTATCACAATACCCAGGGTCATCGCTCTCACAATAATCATGACACCATGTGTCCAATAATGTAACTGTTGCTCTAACTAACACTGGCATGTCTTCAAATAAAGCAGTTTTACCCCAACAACAATTTAGTTGCAGTGAAATGACACCTGGGGTAGAAATAAGAGTCCGGCAGTCCGAGCAAAAAATGCAGGCTTGAATGCTCAGATGTTTAAGGGATCGGGAGATCTTGTCAGCATGAATGCAGCATTCTGTCATGTTTATCCTGCAGTGCTTGACAACTCGAGAAATCAAGAAACTTGCCTGGTAAACATAGACCACAAAGCTTCAATTTGTTCAAGTACTGAGAGAAAACAGGCAGATTATAAAGCCACAATTCTTTGAccatcccaccaccaccaccaatgaCAGAAAGACTCAGCACCCGAACTTGGCACAATAAGGCATGCCGAATCCACAGGTTCACGTAGGGCACATCAGCTGCAATGTAATGATGAAACTCGAACAGGCACACCTCCAAGTTTGTGCGGTCACGGAGCAGCAGGAGATTGTCCAAGAATTTCCGGTGTAAACTGACTTGGCCAGCACCAGTGACACGCAGAACGGGCATGGACTTCCAGAGGTGACACCAGCGCTTCGCGATCACGCAAGTTTGCACAGCCTCCCGTGCATCCAGGAAGCCAAGAACGTGGTGGAGTAGAACGTCAGGCATGACGCTGATGAGGTCGTCACCGCCTGCTGCCGACGCGCTCTGGGGCATTCCGTCGAACATGCTGCAAGCGCCCAACTCTGCCCAGAGATAACCGTCAATTTTggagaaagagggagagagagaaagagaaacagggagagaccgagagagtgagagagagattGCGAGCTGGTCCAGCTCACCTGTTTGAGAATTCATTCGCTGCTCCAGAGGCAAGCGGACCACGGCGCTGGAAGGGGAGAAGTTGCCTCGAATCTCTCGTCGAATTTCCGTTCAAGATTGAAAATACAGAGCCCGTTAGAGGCCTGGTGGACGCGGACAGCAACGGTGGCGAGGTTCGTGGCCGTGGGCGAACCCTAGAAACTTACAGACGCAAATTATTGTATTTCGTCCACGATGCATCATACTAAATCAATGGGATGGAGTATGGTGAAAATCATGCAAGCCGATGAAACTGCTATCATTGCTGCAGCCGATTCCTTTTTGGGAGTCTGACAAAGTGTGCTGCTTGTCTGGGAAAGTTTGGGAAGAGGATGAATTCATGGATGCTGCAAAGCTCTAGTTGGATAAGTGGCGGATGAAGGTGGTGGAAATCGAGCAGGAGCTGATCTATGGGAATGTTTATTGGTCAATATAAATAAGCTGGAAATACAATGACGTCAAAGATCTTGGAGAAATTCGCTTGGGAATGAGTAATAGCAGATGGGTGTCCTTCGCCCCCCACCATACTAACCAGCGGCCCATCGCTGCTCGGAGCCGGTGATCGCGCCCGAGATGCGTTGAAGGATCGCTTCAAACAAGTACGAAGGAAGCCATGGAGTACTGTTCTTTCGAGGGGGTGATGGCAGTGGCGCAAGGCTGCCAGGGACTACAGGAAGACAGCGCTAACCATGAAGACGATGGCGACAATGTAGTGAGAGGCTGCCGGGCTGCCCCGGGGATGACAAGGTGGCGCCGCCGTTGAAGACATTGCGAGGCTGTCCAAAAGAGCACAAGATGGAGCTGGCGATGGTGAGGCGACGACTGCACGAGCGGCTAGGATGATGGAGCTAGCGGCGGCTCGCGGCGGCAAGTACATCGGTGGCTCGCAGCGGCAAGTGCGTCGGTGTGGTGCATACGCATGAGAGAAAGGGTGAAGAGGAGAAGATAAAGGTGAGCAGGGAGCCACGTGGAGAAAAagaggggggccttta
This genomic window from Setaria viridis chromosome 8, Setaria_viridis_v4.0, whole genome shotgun sequence contains:
- the LOC117834250 gene encoding LOW QUALITY PROTEIN: FBD-associated F-box protein At5g56370 (The sequence of the model RefSeq protein was modified relative to this genomic sequence to represent the inferred CDS: inserted 2 bases in 1 codon), giving the protein MNSQTGELDQLAISLSLSRSLPVSLSLSPSFSKIDGYLWAELGACSMFDGMPQSASAAGGDDLISVMPDVLLHHVLGFLDAREAVQTCVIAKRWCHLWKSMPVLRVTGAGQVSLHRKFLDNLLLLRDRTNLEVCLFEFHHYIAADVPYVNLWIRHALLCQVRVLSLSVIGGGGGMVKELWLYNLPVFSQYLNKLKLCGLCLPGKFLDFSSCQALQXINMTECCIHADKISRSLKHLSIQACIFCSDCRTLISTPGVISLQLNCCWGKTALFEDMPVLVRATVTLLDTWCHDYCESDDPGYCDNASCCVLLKGLSAARTLELIAEPEFILKRDLRWCPTLSKLKSLLLSEWCVAAGDHRALICILQHSPVLEMLTLQLSEVFILYANMVPSKAIYNLLDQPLPPEKLQRVKVKCHEVDQRVHNILKSLIIYGGPLGKISIQQENKSSEWKLLFHSSCFSSFSTLSICV